GTCGTCCCCACACGACGATGTGCTCCAGTGACCACTGCGTATCTGGCCTGTGCAGCTAGGAAGAAATCAACAAATGCTACCCACCTTGGAGCTGATCCCCAGTCTCTTGATCGAAAATCCAAAGGCTGGCAGAGGAAAGGTCTTTAGTTCAGGGAACAAGATGCACAACTTTATGGATGCAAGAGTATACACACAACATTCCTCAAATGCCTTATGCTAATGATTGTTGATCAAAATAAAAGCAGTGAAAATTTGTTTTCCAAGGCCAAACCAGAATTTTTCTTACAAGAATCAATAGTGCTATGTCCAATGTCTATGACCAAGATAATTTTTGAAACGGTAGTGGATCACTTTACAAAGACATTCGCATTTCCAGGTTGCCTCATGCACATCTTGCAGCTAATGTACATATGTCAATCCTATCATTAGCAAAGAAATATTCCATTATATTCCTTCTATAAAGCAGGTGAATCTTTCTCTTAAAAAGGGAATACTGCAGTGTGTTGCGGCTCTATGCACACACTACAAGTACAATTATTTTGTTGCAGGAACCTTATATACATGCATGATATTGTCTAAATTTAACATTTATGGAAGAATGTGACAAACCAAAAACACAGCATAGAGACATGATTTGTCAAAATCAGTGCAGGATAAAATATGCACACGATGACTTTAAGAAATAAGCATCCATTTTAATtggaaacattgccaaatttgGGTGGCCAGCTCCAGACTAGCAAAATAGAGGTGTGTATTACTAATCTAGCAAATTTAGGAAAGAtgtatatttttttcattttcaatatAAATTATAAAATTCATGACAAAAGTCTAGCATAAAAAGGTTGCTCCAGAAAATTCTAGTAAGGTTCAGAAGCTGTAGAGGAAACACTAACAATATGCAGTTGTGTGAATATACCTTAGCATTTCCAACTATCTGTAGACCAGAAGTCTTTGTAAACAACTTGTAATCAAAATAAAGTACCTGCAAACAACCGCAGAATAAACATCCAACTTTTCAATATTTCCAGAAATACACAATCAATTGATTTAGACGAGAAATCTAACCAAACTTCATGGGTGCATGAAAATTTAATGAATCATCTAACCTCTGCAAACTCACTGATTTCTGACTTTATCTCCTTCACAAATGCTGGTGTGTCTGAGACCAATGCCACCCGAGGTGTACCCTTCGTACAGCAAATCTGTAGGgctctcttaatacaaagaaCTGCAGCTTTTCTTGCTCGCACTGGCCTAAAACAACAATAAGATTTAGTTTTCAAATgttcaaacataaaaaaatgtGGAGAAGTCACTGTTCTAAAACATAGCCAAATATTGCCGGATTTGTCCTAACCGACCATCACCTAATATGCTGTTACACACCAGGTGCGACCCAACTGCAAATGCAGTGCCTTGCCTACTGCCAAGTGCTTTGTACAACACTAACAAGAGTTGTTAACAGATTGTTTACATGATAGATGGTGGACGTCCTCAATCTTAAAGATGAGTAAATGATACAAATTAGTCATTACAAACTATTCCAAAGTCCAAACATACTCAACTAGAGAGGATCCAACTTAAGATCAAAGAATTATAaatcagaaaagaaaaatacaaacctATCCTAGGTCCCACTTACAATTCTGGTATAAAGAAGCATTTTTGGTGCCTATTGATGAAACAGATAATTTAACAGGTGAAAATCGCATAATGTCATTATTCTTTTGAAAGTGAGTAGACAACTTATAATAGTTTCATTCAATTTACGCAAGCACACACACAAGTGTGCCATACCTATTTGCCATCATGCGCATGTGCAAAACAATATCTGGATTCACACCTTTCAAAGCCCAGTTAACTGCTGCTTTGACTGTACTGGAAGGAGATATGATAGCTCGCATAAGTTCACCAAATGTGTTAGGCCTGGCATCCAACGAGTCTGGCAATCCAAAAAGGGCCGAGGCAGCAGCCTTCATTCTAGGATGAACATTCTTCAGAAAAAACTGAATCCCAACTGCATCTGTCGTGTCATCAAACCTAAAATTGTGGATAAGAACCATTGAGCATGCTTTTGATATTTAGTTTTTGTATGAAAAAAAACAGCTAAGTGAAAGAAAGCAAAGGAGCCGCACATAGAGTAACAGAAACAAGACAATAGACTGGTTACCTAAGACctaagaaataaaagatgaacATTAAAAAACTGGTTATCTAAACCCTAATTCCTTTTCCTCTGGATGTGCAAGATGTAGTAAATACCTCTATCATCTAGTGTAACTTTAAAGTAAATTAAAGCCCTAGAAAAATTATCTCCATTACAACAAAAACATGTCCAAGTCATGGCAAGAACGTATTCTAGGAAGTAACTGTAGTACTAACCAGATAATAGGATCCTTCCAGCTATTCCAGTCACTACACAGAACATTGGTctcaagtgggttttcaaataTGTCCACTCTTATATTCAGATCTCGACCATATGTTCTAGCACAGTGATGTTTCCTCCACAAATGTTTGATTTCATGAATAGTGAACGAGTGGTTGGTATAAGAAATGTACTCCCCAAAAGGATACAATCCCCTGTGAGATAGGGAAAGGACCAGAAAAATGGTAAGTCACAATTAAACATTAACACTATATATGCAAGGAATAGCAAAGGATAGTCAACAAAATTTCTGAAGTTTCAGAGAGCTCAAAGCTTTCAACCTATCCCATAGTAATCATATCAAACATAAAGATGAAATGGAGATGAGTGTAAAGGCATATGCCTGGTCTGCCCGATGATTAAAGATCGATTTAACATGACACTCAAGGCTCCTGCTGTTAAGATCTTGTACATTTCATTGCCAAATCCAGCTTCAGACGCTTTCCCCAACACAAAGCCTTGTTTGCAGAATTCATGTGCAGGAAGTGTTCTCACTCTTTCTGCTCCTGGCAAGTTAATTGAATATATAAACGTTGTGCTCCTGAATGTAACTAGCAACTGAGTTCTCCATGCAAAACTAGAGACTTTGGCTGCAACAGTTGATTTATGACTGAACTATGTGATGTGCATATTAGTTGTACATTTCCATGCATGTAACGGGCACAAGTATGATAACTGGTAACATCTATCACACTTCTGAATGAATATGCATGTAAAGGGATGTTGTGTTGAATCACGTAAATCAATGTCTCAAACTATTCACACAAACAGCAGGAGATAGTTATTCAATTTTCAATTTTATCTAAAACATCATACATAAATAGTTTTGTGATATTATAGTTTTAGCTGGTTATGAAAATATACGCATCAGAATTAATGGTCCATGCTAGAAGTTTGGATACATTCCTTTTGTGGATATACAACAACTATGGATATATACCAAAACTCAGTTTGCTTAAACGTTCTATAAGACCTCTGTAAAATCGGTTGCAATCCTAATCCGAAATGGGGTAAAATACGACGGCAAGTGTTTAAGCAGACATCATTTCGAGCACTCTCCACTTCTGGCACTCTGAACAACATAAACACTATACATTAGTCGTCGTGAATCTCACAGAGCACATAAGTCAATTCCTTCATTAAGTAACTAGACTAAACACTTCCTCACTTCCCGGGCTACATCCCCAAGTTCCTTAATTAAGCACAGAAGTAACTACTGTCTTCG
The genomic region above belongs to Panicum virgatum strain AP13 chromosome 8N, P.virgatum_v5, whole genome shotgun sequence and contains:
- the LOC120686262 gene encoding uncharacterized protein LOC120686262 isoform X2, whose product is MPPVPARWRRGARSPVPPRLLQRALLVATFSAAALILLVLLQHRHGPKAPSTSTASRARVFSDELPEDSPSAEQDAWVGDAPVVGDGATCASVERMGEEAAGAGRGSPELASLRVRELIRRHFELHERVRTLPAHEFCKQGFVLGKASEAGFGNEMYKILTAGALSVMLNRSLIIGQTRGLYPFGEYISYTNHSFTIHEIKHLWRKHHCARTYGRDLNIRVDIFENPLETNVLCSDWNSWKDPIIWFDDTTDAVGIQFFLKNVHPRMKAAASALFGLPDSLDARPNTFGELMRAIISPSSTVKAAVNWALKGVNPDIVLHMRMMANRPVRARKAAVLCIKRALQICCTKGTPRVALVSDTPAFVKEIKSEISEFAEVLYFDYKLFTKTSGLQIVGNAKPLDFRSRDWGSAPRWVAFVDFFLAAQARYAVVTGAHRRVGTTYAQLIAALAAANRHGQEPSGANFTFLSSIHSNLLVDGLSTQVGWGHVWNRYAGPLSCRRQPHQCALTPLLPPAWWDSHWQSPIPRDVRRLLEYGVRLSNTGEVDERRLAVHCRSRKDHVKRYHVLPPYKNPA
- the LOC120686262 gene encoding uncharacterized protein LOC120686262 isoform X1, which produces MPPVPARWRRGARSPVPPRLLQRALLVATFSAAALILLVLLQHRHGPKAPSTSTASRARVFSDELPEDSPSAEQDAWVGDAPVVGDGATCASVERMGEEAAGAGRGSPELASLRVRELIRRHFELHGAERVRTLPAHEFCKQGFVLGKASEAGFGNEMYKILTAGALSVMLNRSLIIGQTRGLYPFGEYISYTNHSFTIHEIKHLWRKHHCARTYGRDLNIRVDIFENPLETNVLCSDWNSWKDPIIWFDDTTDAVGIQFFLKNVHPRMKAAASALFGLPDSLDARPNTFGELMRAIISPSSTVKAAVNWALKGVNPDIVLHMRMMANRPVRARKAAVLCIKRALQICCTKGTPRVALVSDTPAFVKEIKSEISEFAEVLYFDYKLFTKTSGLQIVGNAKPLDFRSRDWGSAPRWVAFVDFFLAAQARYAVVTGAHRRVGTTYAQLIAALAAANRHGQEPSGANFTFLSSIHSNLLVDGLSTQVGWGHVWNRYAGPLSCRRQPHQCALTPLLPPAWWDSHWQSPIPRDVRRLLEYGVRLSNTGEVDERRLAVHCRSRKDHVKRYHVLPPYKNPA